A stretch of the Azorhizobium caulinodans ORS 571 genome encodes the following:
- a CDS encoding shikimate dehydrogenase family protein yields the protein MISGTTKLIGHIGFPTESFKSPMIYNPYFEREGIDAVVVPMGCEVPDYPSFLKLFFRLSNALGTLITMPHKVTTLSLVDAASPTAAIAGACNAVRRREDGRLEGDLFDGEGFVRGMRRKGRVIEGTHALVVGAGGVGSAIAASLARAGVARITLFDSHPEAARQLAERLKRHYPALEVEVGANDPAGCDIVVNATPLGMRAGDPLPVEVERIAPSAFVGEVVMTHEITPFLAAVRARGCAFQVGTDMLFEQIPAYFEFFGLPPTTPEALRAAAQLD from the coding sequence ATGATCAGTGGAACAACAAAGCTCATCGGCCACATCGGCTTTCCGACCGAGAGCTTCAAGTCGCCGATGATCTACAATCCCTATTTCGAGCGCGAGGGGATCGACGCGGTCGTCGTGCCCATGGGCTGCGAGGTCCCCGATTACCCGTCCTTCCTCAAGCTCTTCTTCCGCCTGTCCAATGCGCTCGGCACGCTCATCACCATGCCGCACAAGGTGACGACCCTCTCGCTGGTGGACGCGGCCTCGCCGACCGCGGCCATCGCCGGGGCCTGCAATGCCGTGCGCCGGCGCGAAGATGGCCGCCTTGAGGGCGACCTGTTCGACGGAGAGGGCTTCGTGCGCGGGATGCGCCGGAAGGGGCGGGTGATCGAGGGCACCCATGCCCTCGTGGTGGGAGCCGGCGGCGTCGGCTCGGCCATCGCAGCGTCCCTCGCCCGCGCCGGCGTCGCCCGCATCACGCTCTTCGACAGCCATCCTGAGGCCGCCCGGCAATTGGCCGAGCGGCTGAAGCGCCATTATCCGGCCCTTGAGGTTGAGGTGGGCGCGAACGATCCGGCCGGTTGCGACATCGTGGTGAACGCGACGCCCCTCGGCATGCGCGCGGGCGATCCGCTTCCGGTGGAGGTGGAGCGCATTGCGCCCTCGGCCTTCGTCGGGGAGGTGGTGATGACCCACGAGATCACGCCCTTCCTCGCCGCCGTGCGGGCGCGCGGCTGCGCCTTCCAGGTCGGCACCGACATGCTGTTCGAGCAGATTCCGGCCTATTTCGAATTCTTCGGCCTGCCGCCCACGACGCCGGAGGCCCTGAGGGCCGCCGCGCAGCTCGATTGA
- a CDS encoding bifunctional sugar phosphate isomerase/epimerase/4-hydroxyphenylpyruvate dioxygenase family protein, whose protein sequence is MIPSIATVCVSGTLVEKLEAIAAAGFPAVEIFENDLIAFPGSPADVRRICADLGLAIVTCQPFRDFEGMPQARRQRTFDRAERKFDLLEELGCDLLFVCSSVSPEAESGIDRLAADFVELGERAARRGLRVGYEALAWGRHVWDYRDAWEIVRRANQPNVGVVLDSFHILARGLELTSIGRIPRDRIAMVQMADAPLLQLDPLSWSRHWRCLPGQGDLNLSGFMDALAATGYEGVLSLEIFNDRFRAGSARSVALDGHRSLIWLLDETARRLGRPLKGAVPMPPPGPVEAVEFIEFAVSETGRPALEGVLAALGFSRTGRHRSKDVALWSQGDIRIVLNSDAEGFAHSYQITHGTSVCALALRVPDARAATERARALRDVPYAGAIGPGELDIPAVRGLGGSLLYFLDQASALGGWSAVDFEPVAANVAPTGLTHVDHISQSMQYEEMLTWLLFYSSLFETRKTPSQAVIDPGGVVQSQVVESGLEGGTGQGLRLILNGSQSHRTLSARFVHELFGSGVQHIAFATTDIEATVRQLVANGVAMLPIPENYYDDLEARSDLPPEAIDRMKALNILYDRDASGEFRQAYTTLLDGGLFFEIIQRDGYEGYGAANAGIRLAAQARLQPLEAPVFGEAGAAPE, encoded by the coding sequence ATGATCCCGTCCATCGCCACGGTCTGCGTTTCGGGAACCCTCGTGGAGAAGCTGGAGGCCATCGCCGCCGCCGGCTTTCCGGCGGTGGAAATCTTCGAGAACGATCTCATCGCCTTTCCCGGCTCGCCGGCCGATGTGCGCCGCATCTGCGCCGATCTCGGCCTCGCCATCGTCACCTGCCAGCCGTTCCGCGATTTCGAGGGCATGCCGCAGGCGCGCCGCCAGCGCACCTTCGACCGGGCCGAGCGCAAGTTCGACCTGCTTGAGGAACTCGGCTGCGACCTGCTCTTCGTCTGCTCCAGCGTCTCGCCGGAGGCGGAGAGCGGCATCGATCGGCTGGCTGCGGATTTCGTGGAACTGGGCGAACGGGCGGCCCGTCGCGGCCTGCGGGTCGGCTATGAGGCGCTCGCCTGGGGCCGGCACGTCTGGGACTATCGCGACGCCTGGGAAATCGTGCGCCGCGCGAACCAGCCCAACGTGGGCGTCGTGCTGGACAGCTTCCACATTCTCGCGCGGGGGCTGGAGCTGACCTCCATCGGCCGCATTCCCCGTGACCGCATCGCCATGGTGCAGATGGCCGATGCGCCGCTGCTTCAGCTCGATCCACTCTCCTGGAGCCGCCACTGGCGTTGCCTGCCGGGGCAGGGCGATCTCAATCTCTCCGGCTTCATGGATGCACTTGCGGCCACCGGCTATGAGGGCGTGCTGTCGCTGGAAATCTTCAACGACCGTTTCCGCGCCGGCTCGGCCCGCTCCGTGGCGCTGGATGGGCACCGCTCGCTGATCTGGCTGCTGGACGAAACCGCGCGCCGGCTCGGGCGGCCTCTCAAGGGCGCTGTACCCATGCCGCCGCCGGGCCCGGTGGAGGCGGTGGAATTCATCGAATTTGCGGTCTCCGAGACCGGCCGTCCGGCGCTTGAGGGCGTGCTGGCGGCACTCGGCTTCAGCCGCACGGGGCGGCACCGTTCCAAGGATGTGGCCCTCTGGAGCCAGGGCGACATCCGTATCGTCCTCAACAGCGATGCGGAGGGCTTCGCCCACAGCTACCAGATCACCCACGGCACCTCCGTCTGCGCGCTCGCCCTGCGCGTTCCGGATGCGCGCGCCGCCACTGAGCGGGCGCGGGCGCTGCGGGACGTGCCCTATGCGGGCGCCATCGGGCCGGGGGAACTGGACATTCCGGCCGTGCGCGGTCTGGGGGGCAGCCTGCTCTACTTCCTCGATCAGGCTTCGGCGCTGGGCGGCTGGTCTGCCGTGGATTTCGAGCCGGTGGCGGCGAACGTGGCGCCGACCGGGCTCACCCACGTCGATCACATCTCCCAGAGCATGCAATATGAGGAAATGCTCACCTGGCTGCTCTTCTATTCCTCGCTTTTCGAGACGCGGAAGACGCCGAGCCAGGCGGTGATCGATCCCGGCGGCGTGGTCCAGAGCCAGGTGGTGGAGAGCGGGCTAGAGGGGGGCACGGGGCAGGGGCTGCGCCTCATCCTCAATGGCTCGCAAAGCCACCGCACGCTCTCTGCGCGTTTCGTTCACGAGCTTTTCGGCTCGGGCGTGCAGCACATTGCCTTCGCCACCACCGACATCGAGGCGACCGTCCGCCAGCTTGTCGCGAACGGTGTCGCCATGCTGCCGATCCCGGAGAATTATTACGATGATCTCGAAGCGCGGTCCGACCTCCCGCCCGAGGCCATCGACCGCATGAAGGCGCTGAACATCCTCTATGACCGGGATGCCTCCGGCGAATTCCGTCAGGCCTATACGACGCTGCTGGACGGCGGTCTGTTTTTCGAGATCATCCAACGGGACGGCTATGAAGGCTATGGGGCGGCGAATGCCGGCATCCGGCTGGCGGCGCAGGCCCGCCTCCAGCCACTGGAAGCGCCGGTGTTCGGGGAGGCCGGCGCCGCGCCCGAATGA
- a CDS encoding (R)-mandelonitrile lyase, with protein sequence MKITRSGEVASRPAPPDYFTGTVRLDAPFSGSGALSGVTVTFEPGARTAWHTHPLGQTILVVSGSGRTQRAGGPVEELRPGDVVFFEPGEKHWHGASPQCAMTHIAIAEMENGSPVTWLEKVSDEDYLGTAS encoded by the coding sequence ATGAAGATTACCAGAAGCGGCGAGGTCGCCTCCCGCCCCGCCCCGCCGGATTATTTCACCGGCACCGTCCGGCTCGATGCGCCCTTCAGCGGCAGCGGCGCCCTCAGCGGCGTGACCGTCACCTTCGAGCCGGGCGCCCGCACCGCCTGGCACACCCATCCGCTCGGCCAGACCATTCTCGTCGTCTCCGGTTCTGGCCGCACCCAGCGCGCGGGCGGGCCGGTGGAGGAACTGCGGCCGGGCGACGTGGTCTTCTTCGAGCCAGGCGAGAAGCACTGGCACGGTGCCTCCCCCCAGTGCGCCATGACCCATATCGCCATTGCCGAAATGGAGAACGGCAGCCCGGTGACCTGGCTGGAGAAGGTCTCCGACGAAGACTATCTCGGCACCGCCTCCTGA
- a CDS encoding heavy metal translocating P-type ATPase, with amino-acid sequence MSSALSRSRFRVEEMDCASCAAKIETAVRRLPGVTEVSISVTAGTMTVAHQDAPEDVVAQIERRVSGLGYPAKATTADAPPAPAGAPASACCGQGHDHHDHDHHDPDRHDHAHHDHGPHPHHGHGHDHHDHAPHERGGHEHSGDTAPAPLGRATPADNPPAAVPPARRWWQTGKGRLTLMSGAALAAAYGLGHLLPEWAGLIFTVAMLVGLVPIARRAFSAARAGTPFSIEMLMTVAAIGAVIIGATEEAAAVVFLFLIGELLEGIAASKARAGIQSLAALVPKTALIDTQAGTREVPADSLRVADLILVRPGARIPADGEIAEGESAIDESPVTGESTPVVKGQGAAVFAGTVNGDGALRVRVTAAAQDNTIARVIRLVEEAQESKAPTERFIDRFSRYYTPAIVLVAVLVAVLPPLLFSGDWQVWIYKGLAILLIGCPCALVISTPAAIAASLSAGARRGLLMKGGAVVETIGKVTVAAFDKTGTLTAGTPRVTDILPFEASEADVLRLAAALETGSSHPLARAILERAAEAGITPPGASEARAYGGRGVGGRVEGQDVFLGSPGAAAERTTVPVEARAQIEALNDAGKTVSVLVVDGRLAGAIAMRDEPRADALSGLRALRAAGITPIMLTGDNPRTAAAIGAQLGIEVRAGLLPEDKQRIVTELKRDGARVLKVGDGINDAPALAAADVGIAMGGGTDVALETADAAVLHARVSDVAAMVALSRRTMANIRQNITIALGLKLVFLVTTLIGLTGLWPAILADTGATVLVTLNALRLLRAPAAD; translated from the coding sequence ATGTCGAGCGCCCTATCCCGCAGCCGCTTTCGCGTCGAGGAGATGGATTGCGCCTCCTGTGCCGCCAAGATCGAAACCGCCGTGCGCCGCCTGCCCGGCGTGACCGAGGTGTCCATCTCCGTCACCGCCGGCACCATGACGGTCGCGCATCAGGATGCGCCCGAGGATGTGGTGGCCCAGATCGAGCGTCGGGTGTCCGGCCTCGGCTATCCGGCCAAGGCGACGACAGCGGACGCGCCGCCAGCCCCCGCGGGGGCGCCGGCCTCCGCCTGCTGCGGCCAAGGCCATGACCACCATGATCATGACCATCACGATCCCGACCGTCATGACCATGCCCATCATGACCATGGCCCGCACCCGCATCACGGCCATGGGCACGATCACCATGATCACGCTCCCCATGAGCGTGGGGGCCATGAGCATTCCGGCGACACCGCCCCGGCGCCGCTGGGCCGTGCGACTCCCGCCGACAATCCGCCCGCAGCGGTTCCGCCCGCGCGGCGCTGGTGGCAGACGGGCAAGGGGCGCCTCACGCTCATGAGCGGCGCCGCTCTGGCGGCCGCCTATGGCCTCGGCCATCTGCTGCCGGAATGGGCGGGGCTGATCTTCACCGTGGCGATGCTCGTGGGGCTCGTGCCCATCGCCCGGCGCGCTTTCTCGGCGGCGCGCGCCGGAACGCCCTTTTCCATCGAGATGCTGATGACGGTGGCCGCCATCGGCGCGGTCATCATCGGGGCAACGGAGGAAGCTGCCGCCGTCGTTTTCCTCTTCCTCATCGGCGAACTGCTGGAGGGCATCGCCGCCAGCAAGGCCCGCGCCGGCATCCAGTCGCTCGCCGCGCTGGTGCCGAAGACGGCCCTCATCGACACGCAGGCGGGCACCCGCGAGGTGCCGGCCGACAGCCTGCGGGTCGCCGACCTCATTCTGGTGCGTCCCGGAGCCCGCATTCCGGCCGATGGCGAGATCGCAGAGGGAGAGAGCGCCATCGACGAGTCCCCCGTCACCGGCGAGAGCACGCCGGTGGTGAAGGGGCAAGGCGCGGCCGTCTTCGCCGGCACCGTCAATGGCGACGGCGCGCTGCGCGTGCGCGTCACGGCGGCGGCGCAGGACAACACCATCGCCCGCGTCATCCGTCTCGTAGAGGAGGCGCAAGAGAGCAAGGCGCCCACCGAGCGCTTCATCGACCGCTTCTCCCGCTATTACACCCCAGCCATCGTGCTGGTGGCGGTGCTGGTGGCGGTGCTGCCGCCGCTCCTCTTCAGCGGCGACTGGCAGGTCTGGATCTACAAGGGCCTCGCCATCCTGTTGATCGGCTGCCCCTGCGCCCTGGTCATCTCGACACCGGCCGCCATTGCCGCCAGCCTCTCCGCCGGCGCGCGGCGCGGCCTGCTCATGAAGGGCGGCGCGGTGGTGGAGACCATCGGCAAGGTGACGGTGGCCGCCTTCGACAAGACCGGCACGCTCACCGCCGGCACCCCGCGCGTCACCGACATCCTGCCATTCGAGGCGTCGGAGGCGGACGTCCTGCGCCTCGCCGCGGCGCTAGAGACAGGATCGAGCCATCCCCTGGCCCGCGCCATTCTGGAGCGGGCGGCCGAGGCGGGCATCACCCCGCCCGGCGCATCCGAGGCGCGCGCCTATGGCGGCCGAGGCGTCGGCGGCCGGGTGGAGGGGCAGGACGTCTTCCTCGGCTCGCCCGGCGCCGCGGCCGAGCGGACGACTGTGCCGGTAGAGGCCCGCGCGCAGATCGAAGCGCTCAACGATGCCGGCAAGACGGTGTCGGTGCTGGTGGTGGACGGGCGGCTCGCCGGCGCCATCGCCATGCGGGACGAGCCGCGCGCGGATGCCCTCAGCGGACTTCGGGCGCTGCGGGCGGCCGGCATCACGCCGATCATGCTCACCGGCGACAATCCGCGCACCGCTGCCGCTATCGGCGCGCAACTCGGCATCGAGGTCCGCGCCGGTCTGCTGCCGGAGGACAAGCAGCGCATCGTCACCGAACTGAAGCGGGACGGCGCACGCGTGCTGAAGGTAGGCGACGGCATCAATGATGCCCCGGCGCTGGCGGCGGCGGATGTGGGCATCGCCATGGGCGGCGGCACGGACGTGGCGCTGGAGACGGCGGACGCCGCCGTGCTGCATGCCCGCGTCTCGGACGTTGCCGCCATGGTAGCGCTGTCCCGCCGCACCATGGCGAACATCCGCCAGAACATCACCATCGCCCTCGGGTTGAAGCTGGTGTTCCTCGTCACCACCCTCATCGGCCTCACGGGCCTGTGGCCGGCCATCCTCGCCGATACGGGCGCGACGGTTCTGGTGACGCTGAACGCCCTGCGCCTGCTGCGGGCGCCGGCGGCCGATTGA
- a CDS encoding MerR family transcriptional regulator, translating to MAGRARGGQSEQDEVAIGEAARRSGVKVPTIRYYEQIGLLAAPVRTEGNRRTYRSEDLSRLAFIRHARELGFEVEEIRALLTLQQDPSQSCEAADRIARGHLADVERRIASLMALKAELERMIEGCSHGRLADCKVIEVLADHGKCTHHQH from the coding sequence ATGGCGGGACGAGCGCGAGGCGGGCAGAGCGAACAGGATGAGGTCGCCATTGGCGAGGCAGCCCGGCGCAGCGGCGTGAAGGTGCCGACCATCCGTTATTATGAGCAGATCGGCCTTCTGGCCGCGCCGGTGCGCACCGAGGGCAATCGCCGGACCTATCGAAGCGAGGACCTGAGCCGCCTTGCCTTCATTCGCCATGCCCGCGAACTCGGGTTCGAGGTGGAGGAGATCCGCGCGCTTCTGACGCTCCAGCAGGATCCCTCGCAATCCTGCGAGGCCGCCGACAGGATCGCGCGGGGCCATCTGGCGGATGTGGAGCGGCGGATTGCCAGCCTCATGGCCCTAAAGGCGGAGCTGGAGCGCATGATCGAGGGGTGCAGCCATGGTCGGCTCGCCGACTGCAAGGTGATCGAGGTGCTGGCCGATCACGGCAAATGCACCCATCACCAGCACTGA
- a CDS encoding GNAT family N-acetyltransferase: MSDAETEVRREEKDGHGRYIIALAPGVEAEMSFRRGANGTVIVDHTGVPKALEGRGIAGRLMAALIADARHEPFTIVPLCSYVAAQFRRHPEWQDLLAAPAA; this comes from the coding sequence ATGAGTGACGCCGAAACTGAGGTCCGCCGGGAAGAAAAAGACGGCCACGGGCGCTACATCATCGCGCTGGCGCCCGGGGTGGAAGCCGAGATGAGCTTCCGGCGCGGGGCCAATGGAACGGTGATCGTCGATCATACGGGTGTTCCGAAGGCCTTAGAGGGACGCGGCATCGCCGGGCGGCTCATGGCCGCGCTCATCGCCGATGCGCGGCACGAACCCTTCACCATCGTGCCCCTCTGCTCCTACGTGGCGGCGCAGTTCCGTCGACACCCGGAATGGCAGGATCTCCTGGCGGCTCCGGCCGCCTGA
- a CDS encoding TMEM175 family protein: MRWFPKARVEALSDGIFAFAMTLLVLDIRLPADLPITSPQELSAQIFGLWPQALTYLISFFVLGALWRAGIELRRAEETIAGGLLRVWLVYLFFITALPFSSALVAHYGHMAPAVWLYAGHMAILGLLTLPLTHFEVARGQKAIIVATRRRMLLFIASAVLAAVIACFSPRHALWAFGLNILDRLWPAPRSEGRRPG, encoded by the coding sequence ATGCGGTGGTTTCCCAAGGCGCGGGTGGAAGCGCTGAGCGACGGCATCTTTGCCTTCGCCATGACCCTGCTCGTGCTCGACATCCGCCTGCCCGCCGACCTGCCGATCACGAGCCCGCAGGAGCTTTCCGCGCAGATCTTCGGCCTCTGGCCGCAGGCGCTGACCTATCTCATCAGCTTCTTCGTGCTCGGCGCCCTCTGGCGCGCCGGCATCGAACTGCGGCGGGCGGAGGAGACCATCGCCGGGGGCCTGCTGCGGGTCTGGCTGGTCTACCTCTTCTTCATCACCGCCCTGCCCTTCTCGTCCGCCCTGGTCGCCCATTACGGCCACATGGCGCCGGCGGTCTGGCTCTACGCGGGGCACATGGCCATCCTCGGCCTGCTGACGCTGCCACTGACCCACTTCGAGGTGGCCCGCGGACAGAAGGCGATTATCGTCGCCACGCGCCGCCGGATGCTGCTCTTCATCGCTTCGGCGGTGCTGGCGGCGGTCATCGCCTGCTTTTCGCCGCGCCATGCCCTGTGGGCCTTCGGCCTCAACATCCTCGACCGCCTCTGGCCCGCCCCCCGCTCCGAAGGCCGGCGCCCCGGTTAG
- a CDS encoding SIMPL domain-containing protein, producing MRIAPRWNAAVAAAVLTAGLVMGATAQAEEFARSTLTVVGQGRASARPDIAMVTTGVVAAGKTAEEALAANSKAMEQVIAAIKDAGVEPKDISTSGLSVQPQYSQPGKDSREAPKVVGYEVRNAVTVTVRDLALVGTLLDKVVQAGANQASGLSFQLADASPLQLQARVAAVKDAQAQAQQIADAAGVRLVRIRRIDPRGGDNYLALPAPMPMKAEARAVPVESGEMDVRAQVSIVYEIEPR from the coding sequence ATGCGGATTGCGCCCAGGTGGAATGCGGCTGTGGCCGCTGCGGTGCTGACGGCAGGTCTCGTCATGGGCGCCACGGCACAGGCGGAGGAGTTTGCCCGCTCGACGCTCACCGTCGTGGGGCAGGGACGGGCCTCGGCGCGCCCGGACATTGCGATGGTGACCACCGGCGTCGTCGCCGCCGGCAAGACGGCCGAGGAGGCGCTCGCCGCCAATTCCAAGGCAATGGAGCAGGTGATCGCCGCCATCAAGGATGCGGGGGTCGAACCGAAGGATATCAGCACCTCGGGCCTATCCGTCCAGCCGCAATATTCCCAGCCGGGCAAGGACAGCCGCGAGGCGCCGAAGGTGGTGGGCTATGAGGTGCGCAACGCCGTCACCGTGACGGTTCGGGACCTCGCGCTCGTCGGGACCCTGCTGGACAAGGTGGTTCAGGCGGGCGCCAACCAGGCCAGCGGCCTCAGTTTCCAGTTGGCCGATGCGTCGCCGCTGCAGCTTCAGGCCCGCGTGGCGGCGGTGAAGGACGCGCAGGCGCAGGCACAGCAGATCGCCGATGCCGCGGGCGTCCGGCTGGTCCGCATCCGCCGCATCGATCCGCGCGGTGGCGACAATTATCTCGCCTTGCCCGCGCCGATGCCGATGAAGGCCGAGGCGCGCGCCGTGCCGGTGGAGTCCGGTGAGATGGATGTGCGGGCGCAGGTGTCCATCGTCTATGAGATCGAGCCCCGCTGA
- a CDS encoding diacylglycerol/lipid kinase family protein, with the protein MGRTLVVLNAKAGTLMDLGPKTTAEAVDKALTRPGRDVTVVLAEGKQIPGAVRSAIEGGYDTLIVGAGDGTVSYAASVLAGSDVALGVLPLGTMNLLAYDIGLPRDLPGAVAALATARPMRVDLTTLNGRAFHGVSGVGFFSQMALAREQVREQRGRIFGWLWALWRAVFRSGRLSLEIEIDGRREPIDAYAALVTNNAFDAPGWHRSRLDTGLLEIHVAEERGALARLKAGADLIVENWRNNPGIRSFQAHTVTIHGLKRRRAWVATDGEVTRETLPLRYEVRPKALTLLIPEAAIQWAERPDGAASPAAVA; encoded by the coding sequence ATGGGCCGCACGCTGGTTGTGTTGAACGCGAAGGCCGGGACCCTCATGGATCTCGGGCCGAAGACCACCGCCGAGGCCGTGGACAAGGCACTCACCCGGCCCGGCCGGGACGTCACCGTGGTGCTGGCGGAGGGCAAGCAGATCCCGGGCGCCGTCCGCTCGGCGATCGAGGGCGGATACGACACGCTGATCGTCGGGGCCGGTGATGGCACGGTGAGCTACGCCGCATCGGTGCTGGCCGGCAGCGACGTCGCGCTCGGCGTGCTGCCGCTCGGCACCATGAACCTGCTCGCCTACGACATCGGCCTGCCGCGTGACCTGCCCGGCGCGGTCGCGGCACTCGCCACCGCCCGGCCCATGCGCGTGGACCTGACGACGCTCAACGGTCGCGCCTTCCATGGCGTCTCTGGGGTCGGCTTCTTCTCCCAGATGGCGCTCGCCCGCGAGCAGGTGCGCGAGCAGCGCGGCCGCATCTTCGGCTGGCTGTGGGCGCTGTGGCGTGCGGTATTCCGTTCCGGCCGCCTGTCGCTGGAGATTGAGATCGACGGCCGGCGCGAGCCCATTGATGCCTATGCCGCTCTCGTCACCAACAATGCCTTCGATGCGCCCGGCTGGCATCGCTCGCGCCTCGACACCGGGCTGCTGGAAATCCACGTGGCCGAGGAGCGCGGCGCCCTGGCGCGGTTGAAGGCGGGTGCCGACCTCATCGTGGAGAACTGGCGCAACAATCCCGGCATCCGCTCCTTCCAGGCGCACACCGTGACCATTCACGGGCTGAAGCGGCGGCGCGCCTGGGTGGCGACCGACGGCGAAGTGACGCGGGAAACGCTGCCGTTGCGCTATGAGGTGCGGCCGAAGGCGCTGACGCTGCTCATTCCGGAGGCCGCGATCCAGTGGGCGGAACGCCCCGACGGCGCTGCCAGCCCGGCGGCGGTGGCCTGA
- a CDS encoding DUF1328 domain-containing protein, whose product MLKYAALFLILSIIAGSLGFLTVSRVARNISLALFGIFLVIALAVAGFFILLERATAGEMGPAKPSSPPLITMIAALTPPDAPPPSGSGARARDLLPMRRS is encoded by the coding sequence ATGCTGAAATACGCCGCGCTCTTCCTCATCCTGTCGATCATCGCCGGCTCGCTCGGCTTCCTCACCGTCTCGCGGGTCGCGCGCAACATCTCGCTGGCGCTGTTCGGCATCTTCCTCGTCATCGCGCTCGCCGTGGCCGGCTTCTTCATCCTCCTGGAGCGGGCGACCGCCGGGGAGATGGGCCCCGCCAAGCCCTCTTCGCCGCCGCTCATCACCATGATCGCCGCGCTCACCCCGCCTGATGCGCCGCCGCCCTCGGGCTCCGGCGCGCGGGCGCGTGACCTTCTGCCCATGCGCAGGAGTTGA
- a CDS encoding polyamine ABC transporter substrate-binding protein has translation MRRFVLAAVLGAAAIVAGPALAQQKVVNVYNWSDYIDESVLEEFTKETGIKVRYDVFDSNEVLETKLLAGKTGYDVVVPSGSFMQRQIKAGVFIKLDKSKLPNLQYAWPEITKRLAVYDPGNEYAVNYMWGTTGIGYNVDMVKQRLGDVPMNTWDIVFKPENLSKLKDCGVYMLDGPEEIIPTAMRYLGLDPDSKKPEDITKAGELLMKIRPFIRKFDSSGYINALARGDICLAVGWSGDVFQAKARAEEAAKKTKKKVVPVAYALPKEGALMWFDNFAIPKDAKNIDEALTFINFMMRPEIAAKNSNFISYANGNLASQKFIDKAVLDNPAIYPTPEVFALLFTVTTNPQDVQRVITKTWNTFKRGK, from the coding sequence ATGCGCCGGTTCGTTCTTGCGGCGGTGCTGGGGGCTGCGGCGATCGTCGCCGGTCCCGCACTCGCGCAGCAGAAGGTGGTGAACGTCTATAATTGGTCGGACTATATCGACGAGAGCGTGCTGGAGGAGTTCACGAAGGAAACGGGCATCAAGGTCCGCTACGACGTGTTCGACAGCAACGAGGTGCTGGAGACCAAGCTGCTCGCCGGCAAGACCGGCTATGACGTGGTGGTGCCGTCCGGCTCCTTCATGCAGCGCCAGATCAAGGCCGGCGTCTTCATCAAGCTCGACAAGTCGAAGCTGCCGAACCTGCAATATGCCTGGCCCGAGATCACCAAGCGGCTCGCCGTCTATGATCCCGGCAATGAATATGCCGTCAATTACATGTGGGGCACCACCGGCATCGGCTACAATGTGGACATGGTGAAGCAGCGCCTTGGCGATGTGCCCATGAACACCTGGGACATCGTCTTCAAGCCGGAGAACCTCTCCAAGCTGAAGGACTGCGGCGTCTACATGCTGGACGGGCCGGAGGAGATCATTCCTACCGCCATGCGGTATCTGGGCCTCGATCCGGACAGCAAGAAGCCGGAGGACATCACCAAGGCCGGCGAACTGCTGATGAAGATCCGGCCGTTCATCCGCAAGTTCGATTCCTCCGGCTATATCAACGCGCTGGCGCGCGGCGACATCTGTCTGGCGGTGGGCTGGTCGGGTGACGTCTTCCAGGCCAAGGCCCGCGCCGAGGAAGCCGCCAAGAAGACCAAGAAGAAGGTTGTGCCCGTGGCCTATGCGCTGCCGAAGGAAGGCGCGCTGATGTGGTTCGACAATTTCGCCATTCCGAAGGACGCCAAGAATATCGATGAGGCGCTGACCTTCATCAATTTCATGATGCGTCCGGAGATCGCCGCCAAGAACTCGAACTTCATCTCATACGCCAACGGCAATCTCGCCTCGCAGAAGTTCATCGACAAGGCGGTCCTGGACAATCCGGCCATCTATCCGACGCCGGAAGTCTTCGCTTTGCTGTTCACCGTGACGACGAATCCGCAGGATGTGCAGCGGGTCATCACCAAGACCTGGAACACCTTCAAGCGCGGCAAATGA
- the rnhA gene encoding ribonuclease HI — protein MSRVEIWTDGACSGNPGPGGWGAILRSGPHEKELKGGEALTTNNRMELMAAISALEALKKPCGVDLHTDSEYLRNGITKWMFGWKRNGWRTADKKPVKNQDLWERLDAALHSHDIAWHWVKGHAGNELNERADQLARDGMAPFKMGGRVA, from the coding sequence ATGAGCCGGGTGGAGATCTGGACCGACGGCGCCTGCTCGGGCAATCCCGGCCCCGGCGGCTGGGGCGCCATCCTGCGCTCCGGTCCGCACGAGAAGGAACTGAAGGGCGGCGAGGCTCTCACCACCAACAACCGCATGGAGCTGATGGCCGCCATCTCGGCGCTGGAAGCGCTGAAGAAGCCCTGCGGGGTCGATCTTCACACCGACAGCGAATATCTGCGCAACGGCATCACCAAGTGGATGTTCGGCTGGAAGCGCAACGGCTGGCGCACCGCCGACAAGAAGCCGGTGAAGAATCAGGATCTGTGGGAGCGCCTCGACGCCGCCCTGCACTCCCACGACATCGCCTGGCACTGGGTGAAGGGCCACGCGGGCAACGAACTGAACGAGCGCGCAGACCAGCTCGCCCGCGACGGCATGGCCCCCTTCAAGATGGGGGGCCGCGTCGCCTGA